TCGAAGCGCGCGCCTGCGCCACCGCCGAACTGATCTACGACCTGGCCCTGGCCCTCCCTGCCCCCATCGACGCCGATGTGGCCACCTGCCTGCTCACCGGGCTTGTCACCGACACCCGCGGCTTTCGCACCGATAGCACCACCCCGCGCACGGTGGACATCGCCGCCAGCCTCATGGCCGCCGGCGCCTCCCTCTTCGCCATCTCCAGCGCCACCCTCGACGCCCGCTCCTATCCCCTGGTGCAGTTGTGGGGCCGGGCGCTGGCCAGCGTCCGCCTGGACGGGGCCGTGATCAGCGTCACCAACACCCGCGCCATGCGCGCCGACCTCAACGGCCTCACCCGGGCCGAGGGGCTGGCCTCGTTCTTGTTGGGCGCCAACGAAGCCGATGTTGCCGCCGTCTTCACCGAACTGCCGGAGGGCGAGGTGGAATGCAGTTTTCGCGCCCAGCCGGGCCACAACGTCGCCACCCTGGCCCTGGAACTCGGCGGCGGCGGCCACCCCCTGGCGGCCGGGTGCACCGTCAAGGGCCAGGTCGACGAAGTCCGCCTGCGCCTGGTGGCGCGCTTGCAGTCTGCCTGAACTGAGCGCATGGCCGATCCGAACGCCGGGGTGCTCAATATCGATAAACCGC
The DNA window shown above is from Caldilineales bacterium and carries:
- a CDS encoding bifunctional oligoribonuclease/PAP phosphatase NrnA; amino-acid sequence: MNPPALFLPPPELLEALHGSRRPLLIAHLSPDGDTLGSLCGLGVMLYRLGKEPILACQDRVPGSLGFLPFSERVANTADVDADLVVALDCSDAGRLGNLHQPRRQAGLPLVVIDHHITNVFFGDINWVEARACATAELIYDLALALPAPIDADVATCLLTGLVTDTRGFRTDSTTPRTVDIAASLMAAGASLFAISSATLDARSYPLVQLWGRALASVRLDGAVISVTNTRAMRADLNGLTRAEGLASFLLGANEADVAAVFTELPEGEVECSFRAQPGHNVATLALELGGGGHPLAAGCTVKGQVDEVRLRLVARLQSA